In Porites lutea chromosome 1, jaPorLute2.1, whole genome shotgun sequence, a single genomic region encodes these proteins:
- the LOC140941051 gene encoding uncharacterized protein produces the protein MPRIKRTKTAAENPARSSELIETQAAETSSSRAAGPVEEDDSPGEESRDDDSLIDDGTQPQDPPMFHVALDNQRENQPSTSRNVAPVIIVPYFPLGLAVSPEERMQFNFNLFLYDSLRLPNGLFPDDGAGEVVFEDLQTCREYCSRYVQKREEWCGREQVESDHSQERRNELSKEEMFLTAGEPLDVTLKYGNEAFDRNLNLIRLDLFGNVMILNAPHWSDVAAQFTHGFPRRLIINSHRGILPGNITVAARISNQAIRSLSPGDIAAFTSKKMMQGLGLTTTELMLARAMAIRYAGKTDKPVRLIDMMARFGVDFLTITPLVSEQVQGLRQASSSHWRRMLASASDDNHSSSDESELSVSWDAADEREPLPSQGTPEYSSSVTRHVENLLQCYVSVSTSTQTTTQALQVTAEATRRPSGSSGMVRKRKQKTPRRVVPRTTASQVPEGAPAADNQRQRDEEPRPQAVPSPRERLLALPGIVATRIPNTESLNRLQKFLQENQPCNPQQVEQARSSETQTLEEARQTVALRVYTDEREEIVQQRVCDVWTASRLDCTCLGEPVARDSQDEGDQNCPYCLCQEAGGNIASVRGKCRNQTCAVCMLMNKLDQRTMTALGLKRNERLTAMLELAPFITECLNTGDMPEDRRIQVSRAFEDILSCSASRLRYVANTGMLIMLCPRLRHLLLQKGWGNVWCNLSKIASAIGHHNDHRSQIAALMFIRRRCIPDTNSKWLWFLQSEDHAEEEEIDRSVFQ, from the exons ATGCCGAGAATAAAGCGTACAAAAACAGCGGCGGAGAATCCAGCAAGAAGTTCGGAGCTGATCGAAACGCAAGCTGCGGAAACTAGCAG TTCCCGTGCTGCTGGCCCCGTTGAAGAAGATGACAGTCCAGGCGAGGAAAG cCGTGACGACGACTCACTCATCGATGATGGAACACAACCCCAGGACCCACCAATGTTCCACGTAGCCTTGGACAACCAACGTGAAAATCAGCCATCCACAAGCCGAAATGTTGCACCGGTCATTATCGTACCGTATTTCCCACTTGGACTGGCAGTATCACCAGAAGAGAGAATGCAGTTTAACTTCAATTTGTTTCTGTATGACAGCTTGCGTTTGCCCAATGGGCTTTTTCCTGATGATGGAGCTGGAGAAGTGGTGTTTGAAGACCTGCAGACATGCAGGGAGTATTGTTCACGCTATGTACAGAAAAGAGAGGAATGGTGCGGAAGAGAGCAGGTAGAGTCAGACCACTcgcaagaaagaagaaatgaacTGTCCAAGGAGGAGATGTTTCTAACCGCAGGAGAACCCTTGGATGTAACCCTGAAATATGGCAACGAAGCATTCGACCGCAACTTGAACTTAATACGCCTTGACCTCTTTGGGAATGTCATGATCTTGAATGCTCCCCACTGGAGCGATGTCGCTGCACAGTTCACACATGGTTTCCCTCGTCGTCTTATCATTAACAGCCATCGTGGAATCTTGCCTGGCAACATCACTGTGGCAGCACGCATTTCAAACCAAGCAATTCGAAGTTTGTCCCCAG GTGACATAGCTGCTTTCACCTCCAAAAAAATGATGCAAGGTTTGGGATTGACCACAACAGAGCTGATGCTTGCGCGGGCTATGGCAATCAGATATGCAGGAAAAACAGACAAACCTGTACGTCTAATTGACATGATGGCACGCTTTGGAGTTGACTTCCTCACCATAACGCCACTGGTATCAGAACAAGTACAAGGGCTCCGACAGGCAAGTTCTTCACACTGGAGGCGTATGCTAGCTTCTGCTTCAGACGACAACCACAGCAGTTCAGATGAATCGGAGCTTTCTGTTAGCTGGGATGCTGCAGACGAAAGAGAGCCACTTCCATCACAAGGAACACCAGAATACAGTTCATCCGTGACCAGACATGTAGAAAATCTGCTGCAGTGCTATGTGTCTGTGTCCACGTCTACGCAGACAACAACTCAG GCACTGCAAGTTACAGCGGAAGCAACACGAAGACCCAGTGGCAGTTCTGGGATGGTACGAAAAAGAAAGCAGAAAACTCCCAGACGTGTTGTACCCAGGACTACAGCATCCCAGGTCCCCGAGGGAGCACCAGCTGCCGACAACCAAAGACAGAGGGATGAAGAACCACGGCCGCAAGCAGTACCCAGCCCACGCGAGCGTCTGCTAGCACTACCAGGAATCGTAGCAACACGTATCCCCAACACTGAGTCATTGAACAGGCTTCAAAAGTTCCTGCAGGAGAACCAACCTTGCAACCCACAGCAG gtAGAACAGGCGAGATCTTCAGAAACACAGACTTTAGAAGAGGCTAGACAAACTGTAGCTCTTCGAGTATACACAGATGAACGTGAAGAAATAGTGCAGCAGCGAGTGTGCGATGTTTGGACAGCTTCTCGGTTGGACTGCACCTGCCTCGGAGAACCAGTGGCCAGAGATTCACAGGATGAAGGAGACCAGAATTGCCCATACTGTCTATGCCAGGAAGCAGGGGGAAATATCGCCAGTGTGAGAGGCAAATGTAGGAACCAAAcctgtgctgtttgcatgctgATGAATAAGCTGGACCAACGCACAATGACTGCACTTGGCTTAAAACGCAATGAACGCCTGACTGCCATGCTAGAATTGGCACCCTTCATCACAGAATGTTTGAACACTGGAGACATGCCTGAAGATAGGAGGATTCAGGTTTCCAGGGCCTTTGAAGACATACTAAGTTGTAGCGCATCCAGACTGCGATATGTTGCAAACACTGGCATGCTAATCATGCTCTGTCCACGGCTACGACACCTTCTCTTGCAGAAAGGTTGGGGCAATGTCTGGTGTAACCTGTCTAAGATAGCTAGTGCAATTGGTCATCACAACGATCACCGCAGCCAAATTGCAGCTCTGATGTTCATCCGTCGCAGGTGCATACCAGACACCAATAGCAAATGGCTGTGGTTTCTTCAGTCAGAAGATCACgctgaagaagaagaaattgacAGGAGTGTGTTCCAATAA